Proteins co-encoded in one Centropristis striata isolate RG_2023a ecotype Rhode Island chromosome 24, C.striata_1.0, whole genome shotgun sequence genomic window:
- the LOC131962701 gene encoding complement C1q-like protein 2 isoform X1, with protein MVLLALAVAVPLLLLRTSETSAHYYEMMGTCRMVCDPYTPKPGGATAMEVIQNVNGVNPQPPMAQGSRGEPGRPGKPGSRGPPGEPGPPGPRGPPGERGDSKFAFPALTGLNGAGNGNGETDGVNSTTNSFRIAFYVGLKNPHEGYEVLKFDDVITNLGNHYDASTGKFTCHVSGIYFFTYHVLMRGGDGTSMWADLCKNGQVRASAIAQDADQNYDYASNSAVLHLDSGDEIYVKLDGGKAHGGNNNKYSTFSGFILYPD; from the exons ATGGTTCTGCTGGCTCTGGCCGTCGCCGTCCCGCTCCTGCTGCTGCGCACCTCCGAGACCTCCGCTCATTACTACGAGATGATGGGCACCTGTCGGATGGTCTGCGACCCGTACACCCCAAAACCGGGAGGCGCCACCGCCATGGAGGTGATCCAGAACGTGAACGGCGTCAACCCGCAGCCGCCGATGGCGCAGGGGAGCCGCGGGGAGCCGGGGCGACCGGGTAAGCCTGGATCTAGGGGCCCACCGGGAGAGCCAGGACCCCCGGGTCCGAGGGGGCCACCTGGAGAGCGCGGCGACAGCAAATTCGCCTTCCCTGCATTAACGGGACTTAACGGGGCCGGGAACGGGAACGGGGAAACGGACGGTGTGAACTCCACGACCAACAGCTTCAGGATCGCTTTTTACGTGGGTCTGAAGAACCCACACGAGGGATATGAGGTGTTAAAGTTTGACGACGTGATTACAAACTTGGGGAACCACTACGATGCGAGCACCGGCAAGTTCACCTGCCATGTGTCCGGGATCTATTTCTTCACCTACCATGTGCTGATGCGCGGAGGGGACGGGACCAGCATGTGGGCCGACCTGTGCAAAAACGGACAG GTACGGGCCAGCGCCATAGCTCAAGACGCAGACCAGAACTACGACTACGCCAGCAATAGTGCCGTGCTGCATTTGGACTCTGGGGACGAGATCTACGTCAAACTGGACGGAGGCAAAGCTCATGGaggcaacaacaacaagtaCAGCACCTTCTCCGGCTTCATCTTGTACCCCGACTAA
- the LOC131962701 gene encoding complement C1q-like protein 2 isoform X2, whose product MVLLALAVAVPLLLLRTSETSAHYYEMMGTCRMVCDPYTPKPGGATAMEPPMAQGSRGEPGRPGKPGSRGPPGEPGPPGPRGPPGERGDSKFAFPALTGLNGAGNGNGETDGVNSTTNSFRIAFYVGLKNPHEGYEVLKFDDVITNLGNHYDASTGKFTCHVSGIYFFTYHVLMRGGDGTSMWADLCKNGQVRASAIAQDADQNYDYASNSAVLHLDSGDEIYVKLDGGKAHGGNNNKYSTFSGFILYPD is encoded by the exons ATGGTTCTGCTGGCTCTGGCCGTCGCCGTCCCGCTCCTGCTGCTGCGCACCTCCGAGACCTCCGCTCATTACTACGAGATGATGGGCACCTGTCGGATGGTCTGCGACCCGTACACCCCAAAACCGGGAGGCGCCACCGCCATGGAG CCGCCGATGGCGCAGGGGAGCCGCGGGGAGCCGGGGCGACCGGGTAAGCCTGGATCTAGGGGCCCACCGGGAGAGCCAGGACCCCCGGGTCCGAGGGGGCCACCTGGAGAGCGCGGCGACAGCAAATTCGCCTTCCCTGCATTAACGGGACTTAACGGGGCCGGGAACGGGAACGGGGAAACGGACGGTGTGAACTCCACGACCAACAGCTTCAGGATCGCTTTTTACGTGGGTCTGAAGAACCCACACGAGGGATATGAGGTGTTAAAGTTTGACGACGTGATTACAAACTTGGGGAACCACTACGATGCGAGCACCGGCAAGTTCACCTGCCATGTGTCCGGGATCTATTTCTTCACCTACCATGTGCTGATGCGCGGAGGGGACGGGACCAGCATGTGGGCCGACCTGTGCAAAAACGGACAG GTACGGGCCAGCGCCATAGCTCAAGACGCAGACCAGAACTACGACTACGCCAGCAATAGTGCCGTGCTGCATTTGGACTCTGGGGACGAGATCTACGTCAAACTGGACGGAGGCAAAGCTCATGGaggcaacaacaacaagtaCAGCACCTTCTCCGGCTTCATCTTGTACCCCGACTAA